The Puntigrus tetrazona isolate hp1 chromosome 9, ASM1883169v1, whole genome shotgun sequence genome includes the window GCGCTGCTGCAGCAGCTGCTGTACAGTGAATCGCTGTCTCTCTCCTGGCGTGACATCATTGTGCCTGTGGTGAGGCAGGTCGTGCAGACCGTGCGACCAGATGTGCGCACCTGTGATGACGACATGGATATCCGTCAGTTTGTCCACATCAAGAAGGTGAGGAACACAAATGTATGCAAAATCGATGAATCTAGTTCTACCAGATAAATGCCTTCTAATATTTGCTTTTTCGTAGATTCCAGGAGGAAAGAAGTTTGACTCTGCTGTTGTGAACGGCTTTGTTTGCACAAAgaatattgcacacaaaaaggTTTGTATTGATTGAACATTATGCCACAGAGAATGTCATGCAATATTTGTGCTGTGACAGTGCTAGGACTTTCTCAACAGATGAACCCTTACATCAAAAACCCCAAGATCCTTCTTCTCAAATGCTCCATTGAGTATCTATACAGAGAAGAGACTAAGTTCACCTGCATTGACCCAATTGTGCTACAGGTAACGGACACAAACGCCTACATGAGCCACTGTAAATGTGATTCGCAGATTGTCTTCAGAGAATACTCTAAAAATGCAAGAATCTGAGAAATCGTTTAATTTGCAATTTGTGCTTTCCAGGAGCGTGAGTTTCTGAAAAACTATGTTCAGAGGATTGCTGACGTCCGACCAAACCTGGTGCTGGTGGAGAAGACTGTATCCCGTATCGCTCAGGACATGCTTTTGGAACACGGCATTAGCCTCGTGATTAATGTCAAACCTGTTAGTACTTCCTCCTAGGCGTAATAATATTaatctctttaaaaatgtactccACATAGCTGTGCGCAGATAATGCCATAATCAGAGAAGATATGGCATTTGGGTTATTTGATCTGGTTTGTGAATGCTTATGTTAATATCTCTCTTTAATCAACACAGCAAGTCCTGGACCGTGTGAGTCGAATGACTCAGGGAGATTTAGTCATTTCAATGGATCAGCTTCTTACAAAACCTCGTCTGGGAACCTGCCACAAGTTTTACCTGCATTCCTTCCAGCTGCCAAATAGTGAGTTTTAATCTCATGTCAGGTTAAAGTCgcttttcattttgataaaagtTGTTCTTTTTAGaattacaattaatcatttaattgtttattcattttaatgtggccttttttttgtttttactgctaATTCAAACAAGATTTGTCAAATTTActtgattcttttttttccagatgaaATGAAGACCCTTATGTTTTTTGACGGCTGTCCTCCTCAGCTCGGCTGCACTATCAAGCTCCGTGGTGCTTCAGAGTATGAGCTGGCACGGGTGAAAGAGATCATCATTTTCATGGTGTGTGTGGCATACCATTCACAGCTGGAGATCTCTTTCCTCATGGATGAGTTTGCTATGCCTCCTAGCCTGGCTGAGAGTTCCTCTTTCCCATGTCTCCTGGAAAGCACCACTttggaggaagaggaagatgatGGTTCTACACTGGGGGATGACAACCTTACGCTTCTTCCAGAAGGGGACTTTGAGCCAGGGCTTCAGGAGATTATCAAAGCCCATAGTAGACAGCATTCCATCTCAGAATCTTCTTATAAAGATGGAGAAAGCCccagaataaataaaaccgGTTCAGCTGCTTCTTTCTCTGGGGGAGAGGAAGAGATTATAAAGACCTCCACACCCCATTCATCCTTCACGTCTAGCCTTCCCCAGCCGGTGTCACCCCCTTTCCTTATTTCAGACCTAAAAGAGACGTCACAGGAAGTAATTAAAGCATCAAGTGAGGAGGAGAAGAACAAAGAGCTGGAGGAGACTCTGGTCCATCGGGACAGCACAAGCTCTGAGACCTTCCTTCCACCAACCCGGCTCTTTAGGGATCCCTTACAGGATGACACAGGCCTGTTTGTGACCGAACATGTAGCTTCTTCAGATGACCGCCTCAAATCCATTTCAGCTTTGTTTAAGCAGGAGCTAAAAGACATTATTCTTTGCATTTCACCCTTTATAACCTTTCGGGAGCCATACCTGCTCACGGCTGCTGGACTGCGTTGTCCTAGCCGGGATTATTTCCCAGAACAGGTTTACCTCTCACCTCTTTTGAATAAGGACTCAAAAGAGCTGGACGGACGCCGCAAGAGGCAGCTGCTGAAAGAGTCTGGCCCGAGTTCTGGCAGCCTGACCAACGGTACTATGTCGTACCAACGGACCATCCAGATTTTGCCCTGTCACAAACTCACAGGTGCCCGTATAATAGAGCTGCTAGGCTGCAGTCATGAGCTGGCACGCATGCTGGCTGACTATCGTGCCCAGGGGGGGCGCATTCGGCAAAGAGATGGAATGCAATTTCGTGAAACCCCACCCATAAAGGCTCCAATAAAGTCAGACAGTGAAGAAGATAAAGGGGCTGGACTGAACGAAATGACCTGGGCTAATAAGGTGAGCATTTTCTATCTGCtagtatgtttattttgtcactttttccCACATTCTGAATAGTGAGCCACTTTCAGTGGTTAGGCTGCACAATAGGACctgaaaaactttaaaaatctaGGGTGCTTAACCTTAATAGAGAATCATAGTcaaattacttattttatataaggTATATTATCTTTTCAATTTCTGAAGGTTGCGTTTTTGGacgttttttccccccaaaactttgatttgtgttatttaaaaaatactttttcctacaattaattgtctttatttttcagttggaCTGTTTAAATCCAGTCAACCATCAGAGGCTCTGTGTGCTGTTCAGTAGCTCATCAGCACAGTCTAATAATGCCCCAAACCCCTGCGTCAGTCCATGGTAAACACTCAGCACACTTGCATTGTCTTACTAGTTTAAGATATATTAATGATCTATGACGAGGCATGTATATTGACCATATATGCAAACAGTTCATTTAATCTCATCTGCCATGTATTTACAGGATTGTAACAATGGAGTTTTATGGAAAGAATGACTTGACTCTTGGTGTATTTCTGGAGAGATACTGTTTTAGGTAATGTATTACACCACAGAACTATTTATGTTTGTCATAGTACCAATATTTCAGAAGTCAATTCAAGTGAAATTTTATGATTACTGATAGCAGTTCCAGTTGTACTGATTTGTACTTCAACACAcctctttatttaaatgtgtcatatttgttgtttattctgattttgttttatatggGTGTAATTCAGACCCTCTTACCAGTGTCCCAGCATGTACTGTGAGACCCCCATGGTTCACCACATCCGTCGCTTTGTGCATGGTAACGGCTGTGTCCAGATTGTTCTGAAAGAGCTGGACTCGCCTGTACCGGGATATCAGCACACAATCCTAAACTATTCTTGGTGCCGTATCTGTAAACAGGTAACACAGGGAGCATTtggataaaaaaagtaaacagaacTAATGTAAGGATATTTTGTACTATAGTATGATTCACATgaattattactgttttgtttcagGTGACTCCTGTAGTCCCTTTGTCTAATGACTCCTGGTCCATGTCCTTCGCCAAGTATCTAGAGCTCCGATTCTATGGTCACCAGTACACCCGTCGGGCCAACGCAGAGCCTTGTGGCCACTCCATCCATAAAGATTATCACCAGTACTTCTCTTACAACCAGATGGTGGCTTCCTTCAGGTGTGCATCTTCTCAACACAGATCACTTTATATTCGACTGTGCAGAATATGAGTACCTTAGTAATTTTATATACTGGGTTCACTTTCTATAGCTACATCCCAGTAAGGCTACTCGAGATCTGTCTGCCTCCTCCAAAAATCCTCATCAGGAACCAGGGTCCCTCTAAAGCCAGCTTGCAGCAGGACCTCAAAGACTTCTCCCAGAAGTAAGATTTTCTACTAGATGTCCCTTACACAGCCTCATGAACCTTTTCCTATAACagcaaaatttaaatgaattatcgCTTGTAGGGTGGCTCAGGTGTACCTAGCCATAGATGACCGTCTCACCTCTCTAAAAACTGACACCTTCAGCAAGACCAGAGAAGAAAAAATGGAGGACATGTTTGCACAGAAAGATGTGGGTTTCTTTCCAGGactttatttgtataaataaatttcaTCCTGAGTATTGACCAATGTCTCGctactttaattaaaatgttttgttagaTGGAGGAATCAGAGCTTCGCAGCTGGATAGAGAAGCTACAAGCGCGTCTGCAGACCAGCTCGATGGACTCGCCACAACAACTGCAGTCTGTTCTGGAGTCAGTGGTGGTCAAAAAGCAGGGTTTGTGTGAGACCCTGCAGTCCTGGAACAACAAGTGAGGACTGTATTCATAAAGACATAGAGactgaaactaaactaaattagaaAAGTACAACTCATATTTTATCTTGTCTCCAGACTTCAGGACTTGTTCCAGCAAGAAAAAGGCAGGAAACGTTTATCTGTTCCTCCTAGCCCTGGCAGACACAGACAAACCACGTCAGATGAGAGCAAggtcagtcatttatttatcaagTAGTCAAAGTATTTATCAAGTAGTGCTCAAGTAAGCCACCTcctagattttaaataaaagcatttactaCATACTATTGatctttttatttgatttttgatcGATAGACCAGTGCTTTGGAGTCCTCTCCTCGTAACCCATCCCCTGTCGTCCCAAATGGAGAGAAAGGTGAGTTTATTCACTTTATTCATCTTGAAAAAGTTGCTCTGGGTTGTTGCACACAGTCACCTCACAGAATTTTCTCACAGAGGACCGTCATCTGAACACGTTTCCGTCAAGCTCAGGGTCGTCATCATTACTACAGTTACCGTCTCCAGCTGAACAAGCTTCAGACATCATGACGAGCGGACCATCTTTTCCTGATCAGGACTCTGTCAGCATCCCAGATGGTATACTTACTTTAGACACTTCCTTGTGTTTGGAATCACACATAATCCTCTCACCTCACCTTTTCTCTATCTTCATCTCTCTGCTTCTTTTACTAGACATGTTTGATGGACACTTGCTCGGTTCCAATGACAGTCAAGTAAAGGAAAAGTCCACCATGAAAACCATACTAGCCAACCTGTTACCCGGCAACAGCTACAATCCCATCCCTTTCCCTTTGTAAGGCTATTATGATATTATAGATACTAAAAAgcatacaaattattttattttttaaactaataaaagtattttttttatgatctgTTAGCGACCCAGACAAGCACTATTTGATGTATGAGCATGAGAGAGTTCCCATAgccgtgtgtgagagagagcccAGCTCCATCATTGCCTTTGCACTCAGGTACAGCTTTTTGTACAAGTATAACTAAAATTTGATCTGGACATCTCCTTCATGTTCATGTACTTATTCTGAAATGGCTTAAAAAGGCTTTAttatggtatttatttttatgttgttcaATCAGAGGAAAAGtcatttcaattaaattcagTCTTGTGAACCATGTCGATAGGATCATTTGAAAGCACTGATTTCTGCATATTAATCAAACTTCtcagcaatttaaaaaaagacattattgtCATTTTCATCATCCCCTTCATCCAGTTGTAAAGAGTATAAAACCGCCCTTGAAGAGCTTACAAAGACAACAGCGAAGACGGGAGGTGATGACATTTCTCAGACCATTAGGTAAATCACATCCACATTTCCCTCATCAGCTTTATTGTGTCTCTGCATATTTGTAGACCAGCAAGctgatttcttcttttctgcCATCTATAGTTTGGAGAGCAGAGCAAAGAACAGTCCTGCCAAACCTAGTGACAGCAGCGCATCACAGCTGAGCCGCAGCAGCATTGATGCTGACCCACTCAGTAAACATAACCGCATTATACTAGCCATTTATAATTTGTTCTGTTATGGAACCAAATGATTATGGAATCTCTTTTGCAGAGGATCCTGAAAGTGGAGACAAACAGAAGAAGCAGACAGGAAACCCACACATCGAGCTTCGTAAGTATCAGCTTCAAATAGCAGACTGAAACTTTGATTATATTTAGGTAAATAATATTGACCCTCTAATATTTATTGTTGGTCACAAACTAatacatttgcttttttaataataatactaataggtgtacatataaataaaatgtaaatctgaaaatTTTTAATGCAGAGTTCTCAGACGCAAATGCCAAGTTCTACTGCCGAATCTACTACGCGGAAGAGTTCCATAAAATGCGAGAAGAGATTATGGAGAGCTCGGAGGATGATTTTGTGCGATCGCTCTCCCACTGTGTCAACTGGCAAGCTCGTGGCGGAAAGTCTGGTGCCGTTTTCTATGCCACTGAAGGTACCATTGCAAGatcctttgtttttgtttgttaaggtagcttttattaattgaaaGAATTCTAGGTTGTTGGATATATTTTGCTAAACATGCTGTTTCTCCTCAGATGATCGGTTTATTCTGAAACAGATGCCTAGACTAGAGGTCCAGTCCTTCTTAGACTTCGCGCCCCACTACTTCACGTACATCACAGGAGCAGTTCAGCAGAAGGTAAGGAAATACATACCTTTTGAAGGGCTGTCAGAGGCAGCATTTTTGGCCTGTTTTCTCTCTTGAACTGTTCTTGTATCTGTTTAACAGCGCCCCACAGCACTTGCTAAGATTCTGGGAGTGTACCGTATCGGATACAAGAATTCTCAGAACAACACAGAAAAGAAACTGGACCTGCTGGTGATGGAAAACCTCTTCTACGGGCGAAAGATGGCACAGGTGCATATTTTGACACTTTAAATTTGCAACTTTAGTTGGTGTTTCAGATATACTGTTCAGTTTGGGAGGTTTTACTTCTACGTTCTGCTACGTGGTCCTGCTTCCTGTGTTTGTGCAGGTGTTTGACCTGAAGGGATCCCTGAGAAACAGGAATGTGAAGACTGATCAAGGAAAGGAGAGCTGTGAGGTGGTGCTCCTGGATGAGAACCTCCTGAAACTGGTGCATGACAATCCCCTTTATATTCGCTCACACTGCAAGGCCATTCTGCGTGCCGCCATCCTCAGTGACGCCCACTTCCTGTCCAGTCACCTCATCATTGATTATTCCCTGCTGGTGGGCCGTGACGATGCCACGGATGAATTAGTTGTGGGCATCATAGGTGAGAAAATCTTACATGTAATTTTAACATCCATATTGgactttttttacagtgattgTTAAAACTCTTGTATATTTGAAGATTATATCCGTACTTTCACGTGGGATAAAAAGCTGGAGATGGTGGTCAAATCTACTGGGATTCTTGGAGGTCAAGGTACAGTTATACCTTCCTAAAACATTGACAGCTGCAATATTCTCAAAAGCTGAAACTTTTAGCTCTAGTTTAAATCTGTTTCTCATTGTGTTTTCCTTAGGCAAAATGCCTACGGTGGTGTCACCAGAGCTGTATCGATCACGTTTCTGTGAGGCCATGGACAAATATTTCCTCATGGTCCCTGATCACTGGACAGGTCTTGGTCTCAACTGCTGATGGACAACAAGGGAACGTTACAGCCTGAAAGGGATTTGCTGCTCTCACGTATTTCGCAATGATTAAATGGAAGGTCCACTGTAGTAAACCCTCCATTATCTGCAGTGCTCACAGAAAACTGGTGAAACTGAACCCCCTCTCTTTCTATGCTTTGTGCACAAATTGACCCAAACTTATGTGCCAAGACCCAGTTCCAGAAGATCCATTGaggaaactgaactgaaatggcTGAACTTTTAGAACCCTGTTATGCAGTAGTGTTTGTTTATAACCTATTAACTGTGGATGATGTATAAGTTTATAAATGTACAGAGATATGTAATTAAAGATTATTAATACTTGAAAAGGTGTTGGTTTTAGGACATCTGCCTAGTTGTgccaaaaaacaagaaatactAATGACATATCGTTAAGGACGGTTCTTTAGGGACTTTTGAAAAAACTACATACATCTGCTTACTTCTGTTTTCCACTCATGGACAGTCATTGGGAGTTACCTCTCTTTTTGACTGAATTACTATAACTCACAGTTCCCTAAAGcacaatgaaatatatatatatatttgaaaaagagATCTacctaaaaaaactaattatgacGGAGATGATTTGGAGgcaaacaaacaatttttaTCACTTTTCACAAATAGCTAACCATGATTTCTCTCATCCTTTAGATAATAAGATCATTAATTTGAAGACTGtggcataataataatgatgttaCCACAGCTGTTTAATGTTCTTCTAAAAGACTATTAAAATATAGTTGCTATATCAATTTGAAATTGTAGGATGTAGACTGAACACCTAAAAGTGAGTAAAGGTAAAATGTAACCCCTAATAAAATAGTTCTAAAGAAAATTGCTATATTTAGGTCCCTTCATCAAACTCACCTAGACTAGACttcaccccaaaaaacaaaaaaacaaaaaaaaactaatcttagCTGGTCAGGCTGAAACGACCAGCTAAATCCAGCCTAGCCAGGCTGAAAGACCAGCTTAAACTAGCCAACCAGCCTAAGATGGTTCTAGCTGGTCGttaagctgttttgtttttcagcaagGACGTGTCGAGGCCGGAACATGAATCTTCTAAGATTAAATTTCaggttttatgtatataaatacatatttcctAATAGTCCTCGCTTTGCAACAGGGAAAACTTTTtcaccaaattagcatattgaCCTAGGATAGGTAGTTATGGCTGCTTTTAGATACTGAAAGACTAGTGACTTCAATTTCTTGCATAATTCCTTTCGTGCATGCACGgaggaagagaccggtctctcgaggagaggcgcgctaTTTAACGGCAGCGGTGACGAGGCTCAatccacttcaggtgtgcctcgtcacacgccgccagacctgtccaataccacgcccctcctctcagacacgcccactcccgtcgggagcctggtgaagggcggcgaacaaaggacggggtgatgatgacaatcaaGGGGAGgagcagccgactcgtcacaatatatatagttaaaaataaaaactggacGGTGTTCTATGgtgtgacagtaaagatgttaaaaaaaacttaacttatgtatcttcattcttagaGCTGCAAATAGCATGAGCGGAATAtctgcaatgtgtttttttctgtcatacCATAGGACACATTGGTATGTCAACtactatacaataaaaaaaaaaaaaagtaaatgcaaaatgatttttatacaatagtttttttttatattctttctcttttttttgtacacatGCAGTACACATACAGAGTCCAGCTTTCTAAaaagacatcattaaaaagACTTTTGATAATCAGGAAGAAAACAGGTctgtacttttaatttttgtaataaattgaTTTTCAAATGGATAAGAAAACAGACTACACAAAACgttgttaaaacattttatataatagtcgtacaattttataaaagaaaCTTGAGCCGACAAAGAACCTTCAACATTGGAATGGAGGAAACCGTAATCTAGATTGTCACAcatttcaaagcttttttttctgttataataCTGTTTGACTCATTCTTCTGCATCCTTTCACTCACAATCCATCTCATTTATGAAAAGAATTCAACCATGTGCTTCCTTTATAAGACAGTTGTGTGCAAGTTTTGCTCTGGTGATGATAATGTCCATGAGCTGATATGTACAAAgactgttttctattgtaaatCACACACTCGTAGGCACAAACATCAGGacttggtaaaaaaaacaaaaaaacatcggCTTACGATTGGCAGGTGTGACCCAGACTTATCTTCACATTTTCAGACTTCCATTACGCTTCactacatacatacaaacaaatacTGACGTGATCTAACAAACTCTGAAAATGCAGAACAAGGCACTGGACACGGTGGAGAAACTGGCACATTGTGGACAAAGGCAAACAGACAAATGGtggtttacattttcattttaaatttgttttggaAAGTTTCTCACTGGCGAGATATTAAAACACCGTCTTCGCTGAAAGCTCTCAGTCCTTTGAAGCAagaatcaaataattaaaatcaaaagcaaaGAAACAGACTTGCAAACACTCCCCCAAAGCATATTTAGAAATCTGTGTTCAAAAAGGATTGATATTCAACCAGTGCAAGTGAAAATTATTTCAGAAGGAAAGAATGAAGAAGACtgtgatatttattattaattatagtcCTAGatccatttttaaacaaacagtttACCTCAAATTCACaaatctgtcattgtttacttgCTCTCATATTACTTCAAACCGCTGCTCTTTCCGCTTCTGTTCATGggacacaaaagaaaaagtctgTTGATGCAATATAATAGTTTTATGTGAGGAACAGGCTaaaatttaagttattattCACTGATAAACTTATCTTCGGTGAGCTGTTACATGCTGGGACCAGTCCAATTactgaacaaatcattcttttgaattGGTTCTTTTTGATAAATTGGTTGATTTGTTCACAATTCTGTTCATTTCACTAACAGCTCACGGAGGGGAAATATAATCAGTGGATTACAGCCTTACATTTGGCctctttctcacacaaagcTTTCTATGACTGCAGAAGAATACAGTACGTAGCTCTTTTGGAggtatttatttgtcatttttggagcttGGCAGACGATAGCATCGGTGTGTGGAAAGAGCCACATTAAGATTCTCcaataattttacttttgtgttccacaaaaaaCAATGACACGAGTAAACAATGGCAGAATTATAATCTacaggtgaactattccttcagaCACCCATTTACTCCTATACGTAAGTGCATACAACTGTAGTACCATTGTTatctaaatgttaataaatatcgGTACAGGCTTGAAAACATCCTGGTTGACATGACATGCTACGCTCTCTCACTAGAATTTAAAATTCAACCTGAATAGAAGTATTATTTGAACACTGTCTCTATGTCTGAGAAGGAACCGAGTGGCAAAGTGTCACTCTCCAAAAGCGTCAAACGCAAGTTTAGACCATCAAGGCCTAGAAATTTAGTTTTCTCAATGGAATAAAAGTGCTCTTTTTGCAATATGAATCTTAAGAGCCTTCTATTCACATGTCAGATATAATGTGTAAAGTACGACTTCGGAAATGCAGAACTTGTGttgcatttttcatcatttcacaTTAAGTCTAACTAGtcttaaaactgaaatacacTACGCAACTTTTCCaatctcaaaacatttttaaatggctgATAATCACACACCATTAGAATTTCAAGTCGTTcgaacacaacaaaattacacGGAAACGTGCGAGATGTCAAATCTGCGATGCAAAAATCAGGGCAAAAATCTGTGGAAAAGTTGTGTGGTGTATTCCAACCtttcttacaaataaatattaagtgaGGTTGGTAACAGTGACACCAATTCCCCCTGTTGTTCCAAAAATGTGATTTCTTGTTTCCTGATTGGTCCCACAGTGACAACATGGGTGAAATGAGGGTGACTTCACCTTGTTCTTCCACAGGGTTTGTGCTTTCAAAAATCCACAGATCAAGACACACCACTCCGCACATTACATCATCATCGTTCAAGTGTGAGAAGTCAGTCGACATTTGGCAATCCAACATCAATCAACCTGTGTTAAAGTGATTAAAATGGCTTTCGAAAAAATCTCCTGTGCAAACAAATGTGTCAGAACAAAAGCGTACCGTGTGTGCTATATGTCATAATCTCTTGTTATAGAGGCTGAGCTCCATAATCAAAAATCTGTACAACTTCTGTAAGGTTCAAAACTACGACCGGCGCATTTAAAAGGAGCCGGGGTCAAAATGTCTCTGAGTCTGAGTCGTTTTCGGTGGTCGTGCCCTCACTGGAGGGGCCGGAGGGGTCCCTTGGACTGCGGGGGCCTTGGGGGCTCTTGGCCTGGCGGGGCAAAGATTTCAGCAGGGAGCCTGGCGAAGGAGCTCCAGAGCTGCAAGGGGAGCAGAAAGGCATCATGGTAGCCAGAATGAGAGCCAGGCAGTCAGCCACTTCCCTGCTGGGAGCGCAAGCCAGAGCAGGGGTGAGACCTGCGGGGAAAGACAGccaaagagcgagagagacaggAAAGGGGACAGGAAAGCAGAAAGAGGTAAAAGGAGGGATGGAGCAGCGGAACAAAGGGACAATGGTGGAGAGGCAGTGGACGAAAGCGGCATTCCATTAGTGCCCCACTAGATAGGCAGCCGGACACATGGTCAGGGCGCAAAAGGGGACACACGTGACATCGTAAAAGCTATGAAACACGGCCACAActttcagacagacagagagatgcaCATACACTGACAACGTGAAACCAAACAAGCTGAGATTTTAGTTTCAGGAAGACGCACCATTCTCATCTAGCACTTGAACACTGGCCCCACGAGAGAGCAGCTCTTGCACTGTCTGCTTCATCCCGCTGCGAGCAGCCAAATGAAGAGGTCTGAGGAAGTAAACGAGAAACATGTGAGCAAAAATTGCTTCTAAAATAATGCATAAGAGCAGGGCCCTAGCAAAGTCAAGGTCACTGGTTTGAATCCCAGGGAATGCATGAACAAATCAAGAGTGTTCCTCCTTAAATGCAAAGCAGTGCATGTTGTTTTGGATAAaggcatctgccaaatgcatgaatgtgaataaaatatgtactATACTGCATCTCACGTTTGCAGTGCAGTGTTTGTAGCGACGAGGGCAGAGTCTGGAAGTTTTCCAAGAATGAGCAATGCACATTCCTCCATTCCCTGGATAGAGAGCAAGAAGAAAGAACAGGAAAATCATCTTTAAGGAGACCTCAagttatacattttcaaaaatacggTTTGCTGTGTGAGATTTTATATCTGCCACAATTTGAAATATGCATGTCTGCACTTCTTAAAATGTGGAAATTGtaacactgtttttaaataaggccaattaa containing:
- the pikfyve gene encoding 1-phosphatidylinositol 3-phosphate 5-kinase isoform X6; its protein translation is MAAEDKASSSSSTMDWSSEPPLSPTSPSHLTHFKPLTPEQDEPPLRSAYSSFVSLFRFSKEKTGANIAPAKKLAKLEEGRPTSVTEKSQSASSSPQGPRRNWASPSHSIHGSEPHRKHSELLRRTSTASVDWEEGRRKSEAPLGSHDPRTAVQLRTALKRLKEIMEGKSQDSDLKQYWMPDSQCKECYDCNEKFTTFRRRHHCRLCGQIFCSRCCNQEIPGKFMGYTGDLRACTYCRKIALSYAHSADSNSIGEDLSALSDSPCSVCVLEPTEPRTPVGGRKASRNIFLEEDLAWQSHQESQNSGLSSRLTAVQEDMGKSPARKRSASVTNLSLDRSGSSMVPAYESSVSPQNSRALSKTDHSEEERKILLDSSQLKDLWKKICHNSTGMEFQDHRYWLRTYPNCIVGKELVNWLLRNGTISTRAQAIAIGQALVDGRWLDCVTHHDQIFRDEYALYRPLQSTEFSETPSPDSESVNSLEGHSEPSWFKDIKFDDSDTEQLADDNDYVTPNSASPSKRTSVSSFHSAVDSDSAASININVEQDNVNFHIKKQAKYPHVPPYPAEQKMEVLLSEDGGQHISISDAFIKESLFNRRVEEKAKEMLFTPLSWHHSSLDQLREENGEKKAMERLLSANHSHMMALLQQLLYSESLSLSWRDIIVPVVRQVVQTVRPDVRTCDDDMDIRQFVHIKKIPGGKKFDSAVVNGFVCTKNIAHKKMNPYIKNPKILLLKCSIEYLYREETKFTCIDPIVLQEREFLKNYVQRIADVRPNLVLVEKTVSRIAQDMLLEHGISLVINVKPQVLDRVSRMTQGDLVISMDQLLTKPRLGTCHKFYLHSFQLPNNEMKTLMFFDGCPPQLGCTIKLRGASEYELARVKEIIIFMVCVAYHSQLEISFLMDEFAMPPSLAESSSFPCLLESTTLEEEEDDGSTLGDDNLTLLPEGDFEPGLQEIIKAHSRQHSISESSYKDGESPRINKTGSAASFSGGEEEIIKTSTPHSSFTSSLPQPVSPPFLISDLKETSQEVIKASSEEEKNKELEETLVHRDSTSSETFLPPTRLFRDPLQDDTGLFVTEHVASSDDRLKSISALFKQELKDIILCISPFITFREPYLLTAAGLRCPSRDYFPEQVYLSPLLNKDSKELDGRRKRQLLKESGPSSGSLTNGTMSYQRTIQILPCHKLTGARIIELLGCSHELARMLADYRAQGGRIRQRDGMQFRETPPIKAPIKSDSEEDKGAGLNEMTWANKLDCLNPVNHQRLCVLFSSSSAQSNNAPNPCVSPWIVTMEFYGKNDLTLGVFLERYCFRPSYQCPSMYCETPMVHHIRRFVHGNGCVQIVLKELDSPVPGYQHTILNYSWCRICKQVTPVVPLSNDSWSMSFAKYLELRFYGHQYTRRANAEPCGHSIHKDYHQYFSYNQMVASFSYIPVRLLEICLPPPKILIRNQGPSKASLQQDLKDFSQKVAQVYLAIDDRLTSLKTDTFSKTREEKMEDMFAQKDMEESELRSWIEKLQARLQTSSMDSPQQLQSVLESVVVKKQGLCETLQSWNNKLQDLFQQEKGRKRLSVPPSPGRHRQTTSDESKTSALESSPRNPSPVVPNGEKEDRHLNTFPSSSGSSSLLQLPSPAEQASDIMTSGPSFPDQDSVSIPDDMFDGHLLGSNDSQVKEKSTMKTILANLLPGNSYNPIPFPFDPDKHYLMYEHERVPIAVCEREPSSIIAFALSCKEYKTALEELTKTTAKTGGDDISQTISLESRAKNSPAKPSDSSASQLSRSSIDADPLKDPESGDKQKKQTGNPHIELQFSDANAKFYCRIYYAEEFHKMREEIMESSEDDFVRSLSHCVNWQARGGKSGAVFYATEDDRFILKQMPRLEVQSFLDFAPHYFTYITGAVQQKRPTALAKILGVYRIGYKNSQNNTEKKLDLLVMENLFYGRKMAQVFDLKGSLRNRNVKTDQGKESCEVVLLDENLLKLVHDNPLYIRSHCKAILRAAILSDAHFLSSHLIIDYSLLVGRDDATDELVVGIIDYIRTFTWDKKLEMVVKSTGILGGQGKMPTVVSPELYRSRFCEAMDKYFLMVPDHWTGLGLNC